One part of the Podarcis muralis chromosome 3, rPodMur119.hap1.1, whole genome shotgun sequence genome encodes these proteins:
- the OTOR gene encoding otoraplin has translation MLPSQLPIGQRASHPHPPKLHLNVFFLYIYNRELFLNLFLLCKGVRARCLGEKKMPHTVSMLMFLLFLGFTFPMVAKGIFMDKLASKKLCADQECLYAISLARAEDDYNAPDCRFINVRKGQLIYVYSKLVPERGAGEFWAGSVYAQQYEDQMGTVGYFPRNLVTEQHIYQEANETVSTKAIDFFCE, from the exons ATGTTGCCCTCACAACTTCCTATTGGTCAGAGAGCTTCTCatccccaccctccaaaattgcatcttaatgttttttttttatacatatataataGAGAGCTGTTCCTTAACCTGTTCCTTTTATGTAAGGGAGTGAGAGCGAGGTGCCTGGGAGAGAAGAAAATGCCTCACACTGTTAGCATGCTGATGTTTCTGCTGTTTCTTGGATTCACTTTCCCGATGGTCGCGAAGGGAATTTTTATGGACAAGCTGGCAAGCAAGAAGCTGTGCGCCGATCAGGAGTGCTTAT ATGCCATCTCCCTGGCAAGGGCGGAAGACGATTACAACGCGCCAGACTGCCGATTTATTAACGTCAGAAAGGGGCAACTGATCTACGTTTACTCAAAGCTAGTGCCAGAAAGAGGAGCTGGAGAATTCTGGGCTGGGAGT GTTTATGCACAGCAGTACGAGGACCAGATGGGCACTGTTGGATATTTCCCCAGGAATTTAGTCACAGAGCAGCACATCTATCAGGAAGCAAACGAGACAGTTTCCACGAAG GCCATCGATTTCTTCTGTGAATAG